The genomic DNA TCAATCAATCCGAATGCAGGCACGTGTACTATTAGGGGAATATCATAAGCTGTTGTTTATGCCAATTCAGGAATTGACGCCGGAACGTTTAAATGATGCACACGTTGATTTGATTGTAACGAACTATCGACCGTACCTTTTGGATTTCGCTCTTGACACAGATTATGTTCTTATGGGAAGTATTCCTACGGCGCAAGATTGGGCAAGAGTCAAGCATCAGTTGAATCCACTGATCGATCAGGAAACATTTTAAAAGAAGGAATGAAAAAAATGACGACATTTTTTACAAAAAAAGCGTATCTGGAGGGCTTTAAAAGTATCTTTGAAGAGGCTGAAAAGCGAGCAAGTGAAGACCTAAAGGTCTATTTAAACACCCAGATCCAACAATTGGAGACCTTAGTGAGTCAGATCTGTCAGGAAAATTTTTGGGAAATATTTCCGGAGATCTTAGGAATCGATGCCAAGATGAGGCTATTAGCAGATTTGCTCAACTTTGATAATTTTCTAGATGTGAAAGAAATACTTAGAATCGTTGAAAGTGACTATCTCACCTACTTCAAAGAATTATGTGGGTACGATCGCAGTAAGGAACCGAATCACTCCATGATTTTCAATGTAGTATAATAGATCGATGGCCTGATTGGAGTAACTTAAATGCGTAGACTCTTATTTTGGTAAGAATTTTTTCATTGGTTAATGATTATTTGTTTTTATATAGTCATTCTTATTGTTGATTTCATGTTTAATTCTATAAACTGTTTGTCTAGTAATATTGTAGTTTTTTGAAATTGTTGAAATAGCAACACCCTTATTCAGATCCTCAACGATGCTTTTATAAACAAGGCGACGTTGAGGATCTTTTGTGTCTGCGCTGTATAGCTTAGGGCGTCCTTTATAAACACCATTCGCTTTAGCAATCTTAATTCCTTGTGCCTGACGTCATTTAGATTCTGTACGTTCCTGCTCGGCAATCATGGCAAGAATCTGAATGATTAAATCCTTAATGAACTTATCTAGGAGAGGATTACCAATTGATTCAGCCATGATAGGTAGACTAGTAATGATCAGTCGGATGTTATTATTTTTTAGGTAATTAACTGAAGCAATAATTTCATTATAATCTCTTCCTAATCGATCAATAGCCTCTCAATAAAAGTATCTTGTTCACGTACAAAATCTAAAGCTTTTTGAAAAGCTGGTCTTTCTGAAATTGTGGCTCCTGATTGTTTCTCAATAAAAATTTTTTCTGCTCCAAATTGTTTTATTTCTTCAATTTGGCGTTGTTCATTTTGATCAAGGGAAGAGACACGAATGTATGCAACTTTCAATTTTTCACCTACTTTCTCGAACTATTTAAAATACACCCTAATAATTCATCATCTACATCAATGAAAGTTTTTTCATGTGTCTATGAAAAAGAAGGATTACATTTTTCTGTGTTAGATATACTATACTTTATTGAAAGAACGAGAATATAGTAATTGGCACCCAAGGTATTAAACAAAAAAATCACAGATTAGCTGATTATTATATTAAAGGACTAAGTTAACTACCAAATAATTTAGTTGAATGAAAACAGAGAGAAAGTTTAAACATATTGATAATGAAACTTAAGTAGAAGATATGGTCAATTTAGAAACAAAATCAATAATGTATTATCTCATTTTATAAATTAAATAATTTGCTGTGTATCTATGGTTAAAATCGTTGTATTAATTTTAGATAAGTTAGTGAAGTGTTAGTATAAAATCTTCCATGCTTAAGAAGATTCGCCAGGGGGAAACATAATGATTAGTAAGAAAGAAGAAAAAAAATTAATCGCAGAAATCGATAAAAAAAGAACTGAGTACATGAAGAGTAAAAGGTATGGTAAAGATATATGTGAATTATTCCTTCAAAATTTTAATTTTAAAGGAAATACGTTAGATAAATTAGATGTTCAAAAAGAAATATTTCCACTCGTAAAACAGGTTATTGAATCTTACCCAGAAGAACTTCAACATCGTAATATTGATTTAATAAAGTCTTCTTTAGATCGAAGCTATTATGCTTCCCAAAATGCTACTCTTTTATCTCATTATACTGAACAACTTATCAATCATAATGATGATAGTTTCTTAGTAGTGCCAACTGGTTTTAGAACTGGAACTGGAGCGCATGAAGTGTCATGCATCATAAAAAAAAACGATGAAAAAATTCAAGTGGAAATATTTGACAAAGCGGGTGTTTCTCCTCCTGAACGTCTTGAAAAAGCAAATGAAATTCTCGATAATTATGGAAGAAATTATATTGTAAGCAATTATTTCTATAAAATAGATAATACTCCTGATGGAATTAATTCAATGGCTAAAGCTATTGCAAGTGGGTTTACAGATAGAGGATTTAAACCTTCTGATATAAAATATCAACCGTTACACTTTCTTAGTAAAATAGCAAAGAGCGAGCATTATGGACGCAATGTTACATCAAGCCAATATATACAAGGGAACTGTTTAATGAAAGAGGTAGTAGCTTCACTAAAAAGAGTACTCTCAGAAAAAAGTTCTCCAGGGCAGCTGATCTTTGCGACTGATAAACAAGGTAGAACGGATTCTTTAAACGGTATTCTTACAGAAGTTGCTTGTTTCCGGTTAGAAAAAATGGGGTATGGAACTGATATCAGCAACTATTTAAGAGATCAATATAAAATGTATTGTTATTTAAAAGATGATAGAAAAAACTATCCAGAAGACATTAAAGTTATGAGGAAGATAGAAAATGGTAAAATATTAAATAAACATTTCACTAATAGCATTCCAGAATTTAAAAGAGTAGCTTCTTATAAGATTGAAGTATCACTCAATGATAACAATAAAAAAAAGAGTCTTTTTAGTAGATTTAAAAAGTTTATAAAATTAGAAGGAAAGAAAGTTCGAGTCAATCATTTGACTAAGGAAGAAATATCGGTGATACGATTAAACGTTAACGATATTAGAAAAAATGTAGAAAAAGATAAAGAAAAAATAAGTAGGAATTTTAATAACATTAAAGAGAAAGCTTTAACTATGTCAATGTTTATAGAGCCAAACGTCTCCAGAGGATCAGTTAGAAATTCTTCGGTAAAAAATCATAATGTACGAGAATAATATATCAAGAGGTTGAAATAAGTCACCTTTAAATTTGTTGTACTCTATTGAGAGATCAAAAATATACCAAAATTTTTTTATGTCTCTACAAGTCTATTAAAGAATTCTCATATATTTTTTTGCCCGTTGCTTTGTATCCTCCACTTAAAAGAGAAGTAATATCTGGATCAAGAAAACATTCCAGATAATCAATTCGATCGATATTTTCAGCAATAAGAATGCCTTTTTCTATTTGGAAAAGAGTTTAGATGGTCTGAAATCTAGTTATTCAATCAAGAATTAGTGAATGAATAAGGTGTAAATTTGTGTAAATCGCAGGAAGATATTGTGTGAGTATAATTGAGTTTACTCAAAACTGAAAGTTAAAAAGTTTATAATGTTTATTGTTTACCCTTACCG from Enterococcus mundtii includes the following:
- a CDS encoding DUF7006 family protein is translated as MTTFFTKKAYLEGFKSIFEEAEKRASEDLKVYLNTQIQQLETLVSQICQENFWEIFPEILGIDAKMRLLADLLNFDNFLDVKEILRIVESDYLTYFKELCGYDRSKEPNHSMIFNVV